A portion of the Natronococcus sp. AD-5 genome contains these proteins:
- a CDS encoding zinc-binding dehydrogenase: MQAVKVTEHGDTDVIEYGEYPDPEVDRDEVLVDVKAGALNHLDVWVRRGLPTLDLEMPHVPGSDAAGVVEDVGEDVARFEPGDRVAVTAGVNCGDCEFCRDGDPTLCVNFHLIGEHVTGVHSEYAAVPEDNLIPVPEGVDWVTAGSTSLVFQTAWRMLIDRADIEPGETVLVLGASGGVGHAAVQIADYAGAEVYATGSTEAKLEHARELGADRVVNYEQQNFAEWVRGETGGRGVDVVVDYIGAGTWRDSIKSLAKNGRLVTCGGTAGGNPETDIPRIFWNQLQIIGSTMGTPGQVDDVMELVWDGTFEPAIREVLPMSETARAHEIIESREGIGKVVVRPDSEL; encoded by the coding sequence ATGCAAGCGGTCAAAGTCACCGAACACGGCGACACCGACGTCATCGAGTACGGCGAGTATCCCGATCCCGAGGTGGATCGCGACGAGGTGCTGGTCGACGTGAAAGCGGGAGCGCTCAACCACCTCGACGTGTGGGTGCGCCGCGGGCTGCCGACGCTCGACCTCGAGATGCCCCACGTGCCGGGCAGCGACGCCGCCGGCGTCGTCGAGGACGTCGGCGAGGACGTCGCGCGCTTCGAACCCGGCGATCGCGTCGCGGTCACGGCGGGGGTCAACTGCGGGGACTGCGAGTTCTGTCGCGACGGCGATCCGACGCTCTGCGTCAACTTCCACCTGATCGGCGAGCACGTCACCGGCGTCCACTCCGAGTACGCCGCCGTCCCCGAGGACAACCTCATCCCCGTTCCGGAAGGGGTCGACTGGGTCACCGCCGGCTCGACCTCGCTCGTGTTCCAGACCGCCTGGCGGATGCTGATCGACCGCGCCGATATCGAACCCGGGGAAACGGTGCTGGTGCTCGGCGCCAGCGGGGGCGTCGGCCACGCGGCCGTCCAGATCGCAGACTACGCGGGTGCGGAGGTGTACGCCACCGGGAGCACGGAGGCGAAACTCGAGCACGCCCGCGAACTCGGGGCGGATCGCGTCGTCAACTACGAGCAGCAAAACTTCGCGGAGTGGGTCCGCGGCGAGACCGGCGGCCGCGGCGTCGACGTCGTCGTCGATTACATCGGCGCCGGCACCTGGCGCGACTCGATCAAGAGCCTCGCGAAGAACGGTCGCCTCGTCACGTGCGGGGGAACGGCCGGCGGAAACCCCGAAACGGACATCCCGCGGATCTTCTGGAACCAGCTGCAGATCATCGGCTCCACCATGGGGACGCCGGGCCAGGTCGACGACGTGATGGAGCTCGTCTGGGACGGCACCTTCGAACCGGCGATACGCGAGGTGCTGCCGATGAGCGAGACCGCGCGCGCCCACGAGATCATCGAGTCCCGCGAGGGGATCGGCAAGGTCGTCGTCCGCCCCGACAGCGAACTGTAA
- a CDS encoding DUF7385 family protein, translating to MDDIDLDELVASLTLREENRSIRSYQNTVAVACPACDARFDDLVVCKENPTSLNLSKQLDLCAGSADGQAVLFTHKK from the coding sequence ATGGACGACATCGATCTGGACGAACTCGTGGCGTCGTTGACGCTTCGTGAGGAAAACCGGTCAATCAGGAGCTATCAGAACACGGTGGCGGTCGCCTGTCCGGCCTGTGACGCCCGGTTCGACGACCTCGTCGTGTGCAAAGAAAATCCGACGAGCCTCAATCTTTCGAAACAACTGGATTTGTGCGCGGGGTCGGCGGACGGTCAGGCGGTTCTCTTCACGCACAAAAAGTAG
- a CDS encoding NUDIX hydrolase, protein MSTPQDDHPHENAKQDVIAVDEGDTALELVNRLEAHTGDGIRHRAFTSLVFDQDDNVLLAQRAPGKRLWGTYWDGTVASHPVQGQSQEEATRRRLEEELGVTPDQYDDLRLTDRFEYKRYFENAGVEHEVCAVLKLTLSDRTLDPDEEEVAGLMWVPYERLHSNPEWYRQLRLCPWFEIAMRRDVQSE, encoded by the coding sequence ATGAGTACGCCACAGGACGACCACCCGCACGAAAACGCGAAGCAGGACGTGATCGCCGTCGACGAGGGCGACACCGCACTCGAACTCGTCAACCGACTCGAGGCCCACACCGGCGACGGGATCCGCCACCGGGCGTTCACCTCGCTCGTCTTCGACCAGGACGACAACGTGCTGCTGGCCCAGCGGGCGCCGGGCAAGCGCCTCTGGGGCACCTACTGGGACGGCACCGTCGCCTCCCATCCCGTCCAGGGACAGAGCCAGGAGGAGGCCACCCGGCGGCGACTCGAGGAGGAACTCGGGGTCACGCCCGACCAGTACGACGACCTGCGGCTGACCGACCGCTTCGAGTACAAGCGCTACTTCGAGAACGCGGGCGTCGAGCACGAGGTCTGTGCCGTCCTGAAGCTGACGCTGTCGGACCGCACCCTGGATCCCGACGAGGAAGAGGTCGCCGGCCTGATGTGGGTGCCTTACGAGCGGCTGCACTCGAACCCCGAGTGGTACCGACAGCTTCGACTGTGTCCGTGGTTCGAGATCGCGATGCGCCGCGACGTCCAGTCGGAGTAG